In one window of Geotrypetes seraphini chromosome 3, aGeoSer1.1, whole genome shotgun sequence DNA:
- the LOC117357601 gene encoding interleukin-17F-like: protein MKTFTTNTAMFRSMLLMLLLAFALKSSVRGKVLPSSKKGDSALRVNSNCTARISPKLPEHIKVDISVISRNQVQSLGHDVNNRSLSPWDYSYDIDPHRVPSKIAEAKCRHYGCVNSKGKEDINMNSVPIKQEILVLRWEMKGCNQVYKLEKKMITVGCTCVKPIVHYVE from the exons ATGAAGACTTTCACAACAAATACAGCAATG TTTCGGTCAATGCTACTGATGCTTCTCCTTGCATTTGCTCTGAAGAGTTCGGTCAGGGGTAAAGTATTACCATCCAGCAAGAAGGGAGACTCTGCTCTAAGAGTGAATAGTAACTGCACAGCCAGAATAAGCCCCAAACTGCCTGAACACATCAAGGTTGACATCAGTGTTATCAGCAGGAACCAAGTTCAGTCCCTGGGCCATGATGTCAATAACCGCTCCCTCTCACCATGGGATTACAG CTATGATATAGATCCTCACAGGGTCCCCAGTAAGATTGCTGAAGCCAAATGCCGGCACTATGGATGTGTGAATTCTAAGGGGAAAGAGGACATCAACATGAACTCCGTACCCATCAAACAAGAGATTCTAGTCTTGCGATGGGAGATGAAGGGCTGCAACCAGGTCTACAAACTGGAGAAGAAGATGATCACCGTGGGTTGTACTTGTGTGAAACCCATTGTTCACTACGTTGAGTAA